The window CCTTGCGTGGCTTTATCACGATCTTTTCAGCTTTAATATCAAACTTTGGTAAGTCTTTCAGGGCCATTGTGCAAAACCGGAACTTTGGATACAAGGGTTTCAGGGCTACCCGACAGCTATATTTGTCTTTCAGTTTCAAGATTCCCTCTGTGCAGTCCCTGTTGTCCATGTGCTCCATCACGATGCTCAATGAACTCTCCGAAGGCACATAGACCTTGTCCTGATCACTAAAACGTATGCCGCAATTCACCAGCTCTTCCCCACTCATTACAATTGTCCCTGCATCGGGCGAGTTGCTGTATCTACTAATATCGCTATTTCCTGTTATGATATAATGCATTATTCCTTTCTCTTTATGGATTATTAAAGATACAGAACTACAACCGAATTGCTTATAGAAGCTTTGTCCCCTTTAGTGAATTTGCATTTACCGATAGTGGTGCATAGAGACCAGCCTTGTACTTGGGGATGGCTGCAGCGGCTACCATTGCTGCGTTGTCCATACACAGGGATAGTGAAGGATAATACACATTTATGCCCTTCATAGCAGCTCGATTGCTCATTCCCTTACGCAGAGCAGTATTTGCTGCTACTCCTCCGGCCAATAGTATCTTGGAAACCTTCAGCTCTCTTGCTTTTCGAACGGTCTTAGTTATCAAAGGTTCCACTATTGCTGATTGGATAGATGCGGCGATGTCGCAGGTGTGATCCTTCAAAAAAGCCTCATCTTGATCTTGAATATAGTTGCGTATTGCTGTTTTCAATCCGCTGTAACTGAAGTTGAAGTTATCCTTCTGAGGAAGGGGATTGGGCAGTTTTACAAAGCTATCGCTCCCTGTCAAGGCAAGCTTATCAATCAAGGGGCCTCCGGGGAAGCCCAGTCCCATCAGTTTGGCCGCTTTATCAAAGGTCTCTCCAGCAGCATCATCCAAGGTCTTTCCGATAACCTCAAACTCTGTATTGGTTCGGAAATGAACCATCTCCGTGTGCCCTCCTGAGACTACCAAGGCCAAA is drawn from Candidatus Cloacimonadota bacterium and contains these coding sequences:
- the tsaD gene encoding tRNA (adenosine(37)-N6)-threonylcarbamoyltransferase complex transferase subunit TsaD encodes the protein MNLILAFESSCDDTSVAILDTDYKVYSNLISGQPEHLEFGGVLPELASRLHMKNIMQLSELSLQKAGVTLQDISAIAVSINPGLIGSLIVGLAFAKSLAWSLQIPLLTVNHLLSHIFANYIDHPELEPPFLALVVSGGHTEMVHFRTNTEFEVIGKTLDDAAGETFDKAAKLMGLGFPGGPLIDKLALTGSDSFVKLPNPLPQKDNFNFSYSGLKTAIRNYIQDQDEAFLKDHTCDIAASIQSAIVEPLITKTVRKARELKVSKILLAGGVAANTALRKGMSNRAAMKGINVYYPSLSLCMDNAAMVAAAAIPKYKAGLYAPLSVNANSLKGTKLL